A window of Paremcibacter congregatus contains these coding sequences:
- the greA gene encoding transcription elongation factor GreA has product MVEKVPMTVEGHERLEAELKMLKHVERPAVIKAIEEARAHGDLSENAEYHAAKERQGFIESRIQDLEGKISRCEVIDPRELSGEKILFAATVHLADEEDKIVKYQIVGVDEVDVAAGKISYISPIGRALIGRKLGDEIEVKTPRGETYYEITQIDFI; this is encoded by the coding sequence ATGGTTGAAAAAGTACCCATGACCGTTGAAGGCCACGAAAGGCTGGAAGCAGAATTAAAAATGTTGAAGCATGTGGAACGCCCGGCTGTGATCAAGGCGATCGAAGAAGCGCGCGCCCACGGCGACCTGTCCGAGAATGCGGAATATCATGCCGCCAAGGAACGTCAGGGCTTCATCGAATCCCGCATTCAGGATCTTGAAGGCAAGATCAGCCGGTGCGAAGTGATTGACCCGAGAGAACTGTCTGGGGAGAAGATCCTCTTCGCCGCCACCGTGCATCTTGCCGATGAAGAAGACAAAATTGTCAAATACCAGATTGTCGGTGTCGATGAAGTCGATGTGGCGGCAGGCAAGATTTCCTATATTTCCCCTATTGGCCGGGCCTTGATTGGCCGGAAGCTCGGGGATGAAATCGAAGTCAAAACGCCACGCGGCGAAACTTATTACGAAATCACCCAGATTGATTTTATCTAA
- the carB gene encoding carbamoyl-phosphate synthase large subunit, translating to MPKRTDIHSILIIGAGPIIIGQACEFDYSGTQACKALKEEGYRVILVNSNPATIMTDPDLADATYVEPITWQMVEKIIEKERPDAILPTMGGQTGLNTALELSKRGILDKYNVQLIGANEEAINKAEDRQLFRDAMDKLGLGTPRSRVVKSLEEALEALDYVQLPSIIRPSFTMGGTGGGIAYNREEYEQIVTSGLDASPTTEVLVEQSVLGWKEYEMEVVRDHADNCIIICSIENLDPMGIHTGDSITVAPALTLTDKEYQIMRNASIAVLREIGVETGGSNVQFSVNPENGELIVIEMNPRVSRSSALASKATGFPIAKVAAKLAVGYTLDELQNDITGATPVSFEPTIDYVVTKIPRFTFEKFPGTKPTLTTAMKSVGEAMAIGRNFAESLQKALRSMETGLNGLNEIDIPGYDPEHGDINAVRAALASPTDDRLLIMAQALRLGVTPEDVHAIAKYDPWFIDQIKMIVDAEAEVKENGLPTDAYTLGRLKSIGFSDARLAEVSGKTEAEVSTLRHSLNLHPVFKRVDTCAAEFEAKTPYMYSTYERDAAGTAECESNPTNKKKIIILGGGPNRIGQGIEFDYCCCHAAFALSDQGYETIMVNCNPETVSTDYDTSDRLYFEPLTAEDVIELIRREQETGEVLGVIVQFGGQTPLKLSHALLAADIPILGTSPDAIDLAEDRERFQQLVHKLDLRQPDNGLATTTEQAIEIAENIGYPILIRPSYVLGGRAMEIVYDTASLKRYMTEAVSVSWDSPVLIDRYLGGATEVDVDALSDGTTVHVAAIMQHIEEAGIHSGDSACSLPPFSLKESVMEDIRQQTKKLALALNIKGLMNVQFAVKDDVVYLIEVNPRASRTVPFVAKAIGAPIAKYAARIMAGEPMSNFTFPSATPNHVAVKEAVLPFNRFPGVDILLGPEMRSTGEVIGLDDTFAKAFLKSQIAAGTHLPLEGAVFISVKNEDKQKMVEPARELIEMGYKIVSTGGTAKCLQDAGLEVKRINKVLEGRPHIVDAIKNDEIKLIFNTTEGAQSITDSYELRRTALTHNIPYYTTTRGAISAMEAIKVLKSSSLEVKPLQSYVFE from the coding sequence ATGCCTAAACGTACAGACATACACTCCATTCTCATCATTGGCGCCGGCCCGATCATTATCGGTCAGGCCTGTGAATTCGATTATTCCGGCACTCAGGCCTGCAAGGCCCTGAAAGAGGAAGGCTACCGGGTGATCCTGGTCAACAGCAATCCGGCGACCATCATGACCGATCCCGACCTGGCGGACGCGACTTATGTCGAACCGATCACCTGGCAGATGGTCGAAAAGATCATCGAAAAGGAACGCCCCGATGCGATCCTGCCGACCATGGGCGGCCAGACCGGCCTCAATACGGCGCTGGAACTGTCCAAACGCGGCATCCTCGACAAATATAATGTCCAGTTGATCGGCGCCAACGAAGAGGCCATCAATAAAGCCGAAGACCGGCAGCTGTTCCGCGACGCCATGGACAAGCTCGGCCTCGGTACCCCGCGCAGCCGTGTGGTCAAATCTCTGGAGGAAGCCCTCGAGGCGCTCGACTATGTCCAGCTGCCCAGCATCATCCGCCCGAGTTTCACCATGGGCGGCACCGGCGGCGGCATCGCCTATAACCGGGAAGAATATGAGCAGATTGTCACCAGCGGCCTTGATGCCTCTCCCACCACAGAAGTGCTGGTGGAACAGTCGGTGCTCGGCTGGAAAGAATATGAGATGGAAGTGGTGCGCGACCATGCGGACAATTGCATCATTATCTGCTCCATTGAAAATCTCGACCCGATGGGCATCCATACCGGCGACAGCATCACCGTCGCTCCGGCCCTGACCCTGACCGATAAAGAATATCAGATCATGCGCAACGCCTCGATTGCGGTTCTGCGCGAGATTGGTGTGGAAACGGGCGGCTCGAACGTGCAATTCTCGGTCAATCCGGAAAACGGAGAGCTGATTGTCATTGAAATGAACCCGCGGGTCAGCCGCTCCTCGGCGCTGGCCTCCAAAGCCACCGGCTTCCCGATCGCCAAGGTCGCCGCCAAGCTCGCGGTCGGCTATACGCTGGACGAATTACAGAATGACATCACCGGCGCGACGCCCGTATCCTTCGAGCCCACCATCGATTATGTCGTCACCAAAATCCCGCGCTTTACATTTGAGAAATTCCCCGGCACCAAACCGACCCTGACCACCGCCATGAAGTCAGTCGGTGAAGCCATGGCCATTGGTCGCAATTTTGCGGAATCCCTGCAAAAAGCCCTGCGCTCCATGGAAACCGGGCTCAACGGCCTCAACGAGATTGACATTCCGGGTTATGATCCCGAACATGGCGACATCAATGCCGTGCGCGCCGCCCTGGCCAGCCCGACCGATGACCGGCTTCTGATCATGGCCCAGGCCCTGCGTCTCGGGGTAACCCCGGAAGATGTACATGCCATCGCCAAATATGATCCCTGGTTTATCGACCAGATCAAAATGATTGTCGACGCCGAGGCCGAGGTCAAGGAAAATGGCCTGCCGACGGATGCCTACACGCTCGGTCGCCTGAAATCTATCGGCTTTTCTGACGCCCGTCTGGCCGAAGTTTCCGGTAAAACGGAAGCCGAAGTATCCACATTGCGCCACAGCCTCAATCTGCATCCGGTCTTTAAGCGGGTCGATACCTGTGCGGCGGAATTCGAAGCCAAGACGCCTTATATGTATTCCACCTACGAACGGGATGCGGCCGGCACGGCGGAATGTGAATCCAACCCGACGAATAAGAAGAAAATTATCATTCTCGGCGGTGGACCCAACCGTATCGGCCAGGGCATTGAATTTGACTATTGCTGCTGTCACGCCGCCTTCGCCCTCAGCGATCAGGGCTATGAGACCATCATGGTCAACTGTAACCCGGAAACCGTCTCCACCGATTACGACACCTCGGACCGGCTGTATTTTGAACCGCTGACCGCGGAAGACGTGATTGAGCTGATCCGCCGCGAACAGGAAACCGGCGAAGTGCTCGGCGTGATTGTTCAGTTCGGCGGTCAGACCCCGCTGAAACTGTCCCATGCTTTGCTGGCGGCCGATATTCCGATCCTCGGCACCTCCCCCGACGCCATTGATCTGGCGGAAGACCGCGAACGTTTCCAGCAGCTGGTCCATAAACTGGATCTGCGTCAGCCGGACAATGGCCTGGCGACCACCACGGAACAGGCGATCGAGATTGCCGAAAACATTGGCTATCCTATCCTGATCCGCCCGAGTTACGTCCTCGGCGGCCGGGCGATGGAAATCGTTTATGACACCGCGTCCCTCAAACGTTATATGACCGAAGCCGTATCCGTCTCCTGGGACAGCCCGGTATTGATCGACCGCTATCTCGGCGGCGCGACAGAAGTGGATGTCGATGCGCTCAGCGACGGCACCACCGTTCATGTCGCCGCCATCATGCAGCATATCGAGGAAGCCGGCATTCATTCCGGCGACAGCGCCTGTTCCCTGCCGCCCTTCTCCCTGAAGGAAAGCGTCATGGAGGATATTCGCCAGCAGACGAAGAAGCTCGCCCTCGCGCTCAACATCAAAGGTCTGATGAATGTCCAGTTTGCGGTCAAGGATGACGTGGTTTACCTGATCGAGGTCAATCCCCGCGCCAGCCGCACCGTACCGTTCGTCGCCAAGGCGATTGGCGCCCCGATCGCCAAATATGCCGCCCGGATTATGGCCGGCGAACCGATGTCGAACTTCACCTTCCCGTCCGCCACACCAAATCATGTGGCGGTGAAGGAAGCGGTCCTGCCGTTTAACCGGTTCCCCGGCGTCGATATTCTGCTCGGCCCGGAAATGCGCTCCACCGGTGAGGTCATCGGCCTGGATGACACCTTCGCCAAGGCCTTCCTGAAATCACAGATCGCTGCCGGCACCCATCTGCCTCTGGAAGGGGCCGTGTTTATCTCCGTCAAGAATGAAGATAAGCAGAAAATGGTGGAACCGGCCCGCGAGCTGATTGAAATGGGATACAAGATTGTCTCCACCGGTGGCACGGCAAAGTGCCTGCAGGATGCCGGCCTTGAAGTCAAACGCATCAACAAGGTGCTCGAAGGCCGGCCTCATATTGTCGACGCCATCAAGAATGACGAGATCAAGCTGATTTTCAACACCACCGAAGGTGCCCAGTCGATCACCGACAGCTATGAATTGCGTCGAACGGCCCTGACCCACAATATCCCCTATTACACGACCACACGCGGGGCCATTTCAGCGATGGAGGCAATAAAAGTCTTGAAATCCAGCTCACTTGAAGTTAAACCCCTCCAGTCTTATGTATTTGAGTAG
- the carA gene encoding glutamine-hydrolyzing carbamoyl-phosphate synthase small subunit — MITENKDHIPPHKNITAALVLADGSIFWGYGVGATDTIVGEVCFNTSITGYQEILTDPSYAGQIVTFTFPHIGNVGTNDQDLESTVPAARGLIIREDITAPSNFRNRTTLQNWCTARSLVGISGIDTRRLTRRIREQGAPSGVICHSPDGTFDIPALMKQAQSWPGLEGMDLAAEVSCTETYQWSEKRWTLENGYQNNDTPKAHIVAVDYGVKRNILRCLATVGARITVVPATATAEDILALNPDGIFLSNGPGDPAATGEYAIPVIRKLLDSNIPMFGICLGYQMLALAIGAKTSKMHQGHRGANHPVMDFNTNKVEITSMNHGFMVDKDSLPDSARISHISLFDQTLCGFELKDKPVFSVQHHPEASPGPQDSHYLFDRFMELIAKHA, encoded by the coding sequence ATGATTACAGAAAATAAAGACCATATACCGCCCCACAAGAACATCACGGCCGCTCTTGTGCTTGCCGATGGCAGCATCTTCTGGGGCTATGGTGTCGGGGCCACAGACACCATCGTCGGGGAAGTCTGTTTCAACACCTCGATCACCGGGTATCAGGAAATTCTCACCGACCCGTCTTACGCCGGACAGATTGTCACCTTCACCTTCCCCCATATCGGCAATGTCGGCACCAACGACCAGGATCTGGAAAGCACCGTTCCCGCCGCCCGCGGCCTGATCATTCGCGAAGACATCACCGCCCCCTCGAATTTCCGCAACCGCACCACGCTGCAGAACTGGTGCACAGCCCGTAGCCTGGTAGGCATCTCCGGCATCGACACCCGCCGTCTGACCCGCCGCATCCGTGAACAGGGCGCCCCCAGCGGCGTTATTTGTCACAGCCCGGACGGCACATTCGATATTCCCGCCCTGATGAAACAGGCGCAAAGCTGGCCCGGTCTAGAAGGCATGGATCTTGCGGCCGAAGTTTCCTGTACTGAAACCTACCAATGGTCCGAAAAACGCTGGACGCTGGAAAACGGTTATCAGAATAACGACACCCCCAAGGCCCATATCGTCGCCGTTGATTACGGTGTAAAGCGTAATATCCTGCGTTGCCTGGCGACCGTCGGCGCCCGCATCACCGTGGTGCCGGCCACCGCCACGGCCGAAGATATTCTCGCGTTGAACCCTGACGGCATCTTCCTGTCCAACGGCCCCGGCGACCCGGCAGCAACCGGTGAATACGCCATCCCGGTGATCCGGAAACTCCTGGACAGCAACATCCCCATGTTTGGCATTTGCCTCGGCTACCAGATGCTGGCGCTGGCCATCGGCGCCAAAACCAGCAAGATGCACCAGGGCCACCGCGGCGCCAATCACCCGGTGATGGACTTTAATACCAACAAAGTGGAGATCACCTCCATGAACCATGGTTTTATGGTCGACAAAGACAGCCTGCCCGACAGCGCCCGGATCAGCCATATCTCGCTGTTCGACCAGACGCTGTGCGGATTTGAGCTGAAAGACAAACCCGTCTTCTCTGTCCAGCACCACCCCGAAGCCAGCCCAGGCCCCCAAGACAGCCATTATCTCTTTGACCGCTTTATGGAATTGATCGCAAAACATGCCTAA
- a CDS encoding GatB/YqeY domain-containing protein, translated as MLRQDLTSAMKTAMKNKDKRRLTTIRLILAAIKDRDIASRTGNGSEMDEDAMIIEILSKMIKQRKESFVVYEEAGRLELAQQEQEEIEIISEFLPRQMPDDEIEAAVKEAIAETEATGLKDIGKVMAILKGKYAGQMDFSKASAQVRAALS; from the coding sequence ATGTTGCGACAAGATCTGACCAGCGCCATGAAGACGGCGATGAAGAATAAGGACAAACGTCGTCTGACGACCATCCGACTCATTCTGGCCGCAATCAAGGATCGGGACATTGCTTCCCGCACCGGAAATGGTTCTGAGATGGACGAGGATGCGATGATTATCGAAATCCTGTCCAAGATGATCAAGCAGCGCAAGGAAAGCTTCGTCGTATACGAAGAGGCGGGCCGTCTGGAACTGGCGCAGCAGGAGCAGGAAGAGATCGAAATCATCTCTGAATTTCTCCCCCGTCAGATGCCGGATGATGAAATTGAAGCGGCCGTGAAGGAGGCGATCGCGGAAACAGAAGCCACCGGCCTGAAAGATATTGGCAAGGTGATGGCTATTCTGAAAGGCAAATATGCTGGCCAGATGGATTTCTCCAAAGCCAGCGCACAAGTGCGGGCTGCCCTGAGTTAA